The genomic DNA AAAAACCAAAATAAAATATTTGAATACATAGTAAAAGCAATCAAAAATGACTTTTTTACTCTCTACTATCAAAAAATAACTCCCCTTAAAAAGAATTTAAAACCTAAAATCGAAATACTAACAAGACTTTTTGACCACACTGGGACTCCTATTCCAAATAGCACAGTATTCAATTTAATAGAAAAATATAATCTAACTGTTGAAGTGGACCAACTGATTGTTACTAAAGCCTTAAGAGAATATACAAATTTTGTAGCAAAAAATGGTATACATATTTTTTCAATCAACATTTCACCACAATCACTAAAATCTAAAAATTTTAGAATGTTCTTAAGAGAAACACTCCTTACAAGTCATGTACCACTTCAAAACATATGCTTAGAAATAACAGAAACTGGGATTTTAGAAAATTTTGAACTAGTTAACAACTATTTCAAAGAACTTAAAAGTTTTGGAATCAAACTAGCACTTGATGATTTTGGAAGCGGTCACACTTCACTTTCATACATTAAAATATTACCGATAGATATCATAAAAATAGATGGGTCTTTTATTAAAGTAATAAATTCCAGCCAAACAGATCTTGTGATAATAAAATCAATCAAAGAAATTGCTGATACAAAAAGAATAAAAATAGTAGCTGAATTTGTATCAAACGAAGAAATACTTAAAAAAATCAATGAAATTGGAATAGATTATGGACAAGGATTCCTATGGCATGTACCAGAACCAATATAGAGCATATAAGGTATTCAGGATCAAGAATAGACCTTATGATTAGTAAGGTCTATTCTTAAAAATTAATCAAAACATACCAATTTCAATCTTTAATTCATTGACAATACAGTTTTTGCAAGACTACCTATTATAAAATTAACAGTAGCTAATATATTCTTAGCATCTTCATCATTCTCATCAATGGAAACATTTACTTTACCATCAACAATATCAAGGCCTTTAAAAGTCTTTATAAACTCTCTTGCTGTATCATTCTTAACTCCATTCAAATTCATGTCTATAATTTTTTTAAGATCTGAACTTACTCCTACAAAAATATGAGAATCCTGCTTACTGCCAGCAATATCAATATGTGCCTCTGCCACATATGCATTTTCATATGAATAAACAGTCATCTTAGCGTCTGCACTTGAATCTACTTCTCGTAGGCCTTCATTATCCCCTGCAAAATGCATAACTTTAATAGCTTTCCCTATCTTTGAACGTTCATCTTTGCCAGCAACAGATATTCCCATTGCATGCAATATATGCCCCAAAGTATGTTCATCAATAGGGCCTCTTAAAGACTCAGAATGGTCATGGTCATGATCATGATGGTCATGGGCCTTACTTTCTTCTGTTTTATTCTTAGACTCACACCCTACTAATAACAAAATAAATATAGTCATTAATAAAATATTTTTAAAAAAATAATTTCTGTACATAAATATTCTCCTATAGTTTATCATTATCTTTTAAAGACAATGATAAATCAATTGTTTTATACAAATTTTATGTATCATTCAACTGCTATAATAAAAAAATAAGGAGGAATTTAAATGAAAAAACAAAACCCTTGGATTTCTTTAAAAGAAGAAGAAAAACATAAAATTTTAGAATTTTCAGAAAAATATAAGTATTTTTTAAGCACTATCAAAACCGAAAGAGAATCTATCCATTATGCTATACAAAAGGCTAAAGAAAAAGGTTTCACCTGTTCATGTGAAAAGCAAGAATTAAAACCCGGAGACAAAATCTTTTACACATGTCGAGATAAAAATGTTGCTCTTGTTTTTGTTGGGAAGGAACCTATTGAGAATGGAATGAACTTCATTGTATCTCACACAGATTCACCAAGACTTGACGCAAAACCATCACCAATTGCAGAAGAAAATGAATTTGCATTAATTAAAACAAATTACTACGGAGGAATCAAAAAATATCAATGGCTATCTATTCCTCTATCAATACGAGGAGTAGTCTTTTTGAAAAACGAAGATAAAGTAGAAATTAATATCGGAGACGACAAGAATGATCCCGTATTTGTAATTCCTGACATATTGCCACATCTTGACAAAAAAGTACAAAGGGACAAAAAATCCGAAGAAATTATTGAAGGTGAAAATTTAAAAATAATAATCGGAAGTCTACCTATTGAAACTAAAGAAAAAGATAAGGTAAAGCTTGCTATTCTTGATTTAATAAATAAAAAATACAAAATAGAAGAAGAAGATTTTGTCTCAGCAGAAATAGAAATAGTACCAGCAGGAGAAGCAAAGGATGTAGGATTTGATAGAGCACTTATTGGTGGTTATGGTCAAGATGACAGAGTTTGTGTCTACACTTCACTAGAGGCTATTTTAAGCTTAGAAGAGACTCCAAACAAAACTGCTGTATGCTTTTTAGTTGATAAAGAAGAGATTGGATCAACTGGTTCAACTGGTTTAAATTCAAGATATCTTGAATTCTTTGTATCAGACATATTATTCAAACTTGAAGGTAATAAATATAATGATCTTCTTGTTCAAAAGGCACTATGGAACTCAAAAAGCATATCCGCTGATGTTTGTGGTGCAATTAATCCCTTATTTAAATCTGTTCATGATGAACAAAACGCACCTAAGATAGGATATGGAATACCCATTATGAAATATACAGGACATGGGGGTAAGTCCATGGCCAGCGATGCCGATGCTGAACTTGTCTTTTATATTAGAAATTTGCTAAACAAGAATAACATAGCTTGGCAAGTAGCTACACTTGGTAAAGTAGAAGAAGGAGGCGGTGGCACTGTTGCAAAATTTTTAGCTCATTATGGCATAAGAACAATAGACATGGGGCCTGGTGTAATTAGTATGCACTCACCATTTGAAATAACTTCTAAATTTGATGTATACACTTCCTATATGGCATATAAGGCATTTTTTCAAGGATAAATAAATATGAATGAAAAAGCAATAAAAACATCGGAACATATCGTAGAATGTTTTGGTGGTATTGTAAACATTAAAGAAATAGACAAAGATGTTACTAGAATCAAAATACTAGTTGACAGTAACTCTTTAATTAAAAGAGAAAATTTAACGGAAGATAAAAACATAATAGGCACAATTAAATCAAATGAATTTACAGAGATCGTAATGAATTTTGAAATAATTGAAGATGTTTACAATAATATTTTGTATATGATGAATGAGCACACAAATTAAAAATTGAAGGACCCTACTGGGTCCTAATATTTAAAATTTTTTATATACTCAATAACAGCATCAGGACTTGCTTCCTTATTCAATATTTTATAAACAACGCCTGCTAAACCTTGCTTACCCAAATCATTCCCTAAAAGCAAAGACACTTCCCTAGCAGCAACTACTCCCTCTGGAAGATAACCAATTTTATGTATATTACTTATTAAGTCATCTATACCTTCAAAATTACTTAAAATACCCTTACTAACAAGTTCACGGCCAAATCGTCTATTTCTTCCAAAAATACTTCTACAAGTAACATCCAAATCTCCAGAACCAGCTAAAAATAAAAACGTCTTCTCACTGCAATCACCAACCTTAAATGCAATGTTTTTCATATCATTTAAAGAAACTGAAAATAAAAAAGACTCTGTGTTGTTTCCTATCAAATTTGGATTTTTACTTTTATACTCGTCCAAAATCCCAAATGCAATTGCAAATATATTTTTCAAAGCTGATGCTATCTGAACACCCAAAACATCATCACTATAAAAAACAGAAATGGAAGTACTAGCAAACAAATTCATAAAAGCAGAAGCAGCCTCCCTGCTTTTACTAGCAACCATAAGTCCTGTAATCACACCAAGACCAACTTCCTCAGCATGACTTGGACCCGCAATATAAGTAATCTTATCCCTATATTCACCCAAAATACTCTCTGCAACCTCTACAATAGGACAAGGTTTACCATCAATAGTGATAAAACCCTTAGTAAGTATTGCCAAACCAGGTTTTCTACCAGTAATAATACTATCTAAACTCTTAAAGACTCCCAAAGTATAAAGAGAAGGAGTTGCAATAAAAACATAGTCAGATAAACTCACAGCATCTCTTAAATCAGAAGTTGCAACCAAATTATCTGGTAATTTAATTCCCTTTAAATATTTAACATTTTCATGTTCATTATTAATACTATCTTTAACATCTTCTTCAAAAGACCATATTAAAACATTATCTTTACCCTTATCCGCCAACACCTTAGCAACAGCTGTTCCCCAAGCTCCTGCTCCAATTATCGATATCTTCATATATAGCTCCTATATATTCATAATAATTCATATTTCATCTTACCCTCTAAATAGACCCTAATTTTATCATTTTTTTTAATTTTTTTTACAATCATTTCATTAATTAACAAGCTTCCTATCTCCTTAATTATAATTTTCCTTACACCCTTAATTCCAAATCCACTTTCATATGTCTTACCCTTTAAATAATCTATAATATCTTCTTCAAAAAAAACTTCAATCGCCTTTTCCTTTAATATCCTAATAAAATTATTAATCTCTTTCTTAATAACCTTTTCAAAATCACCCTCATCCAAAGGTCTGAAGAAAAAAATATGATCTACCAAATCTAAAACTAGAGAAGAAAATCTCTTCTCTAGTAAACTCCTGGCACTTGTTACCTCATTTTTAAATCCAATACTGCTAAATTCTCTATGTTCTATATTAATATCTATTATTATTATGCTATCTGACAAACTAACACTTCTGCCAAAACTATCAAAAAATTTTCCCGTATTAAATCCTTCAAAAAAAAAATCTTTAACCCTTTTATGAGCTTTATCAAAATCCGATAGAAAAATAATTGAACTTGAAGACCTACTCAAAAACTTAAAAAATTTAGTAGGTTCATCATAAGAATCAGAGGAATACATAGGGCCTATTAACCTATTAATACCATCAAAATCACCATATTCACTCATCCTTAAGGTAAACTTAGGCATTTTAAGCTCTTCTGATAAAATACATGAAAGTTTATTCTTATCAAGATCAGAAGAGCTCATAAAAACAAAAAGACCAAGAGTATTATTTTCAAGCAGAAATTTAACCTTTAAAAGCTTTATATTCAATATCAAGTCAGATAAAACATCCTCATCAATTATCATGTTCTCTCTTATTTTATGTTCAAGATCAACAAGTAAACTATCATCATGTTCATCCAAATTAAAAATACTCATACCAACCATAGATTTAACAAAATCTTTAACATCATCCTCAGTGATTATTTTTTTATTATTCTCAAGTTTAAACTTAGCTCCAAGTTCATCTAACAAGTCAAAAGCCTTGTCTGGAAGAAATCTATCCTTAATATATTTACAAGACATAGAAATGGAAGCTCGTATTGCCTCATCCGTGTACTCTACATTATGATATTTTTCATACTGTCCCTTAGCTCCCTTTAACATAAGATAGGTGTCTTCAAATCTTGGTTCCTTAAGTTCTATGCTATGAAACCTTCTTACTAAAGCTTTATCTCTTAAGAAAAACTTTTTATATTCATATTCCGTAGTAGCACCTATAAACTTCACTTTCCCTAAAGTCAAAATAGGTTTCAATAAATTTGAAATATCTATGCTACTAAACGAGGTGGCACCAGCACCAACTATCATATGGATTTCATCTATAAAGAGAATTACCTTTTTTTTTAAATACAAAAAATCTAAAACTTTATTTACTCTATCCTCAAGATCTCCCCTGTATCTAGTTCCAGATATAAGTTTACCAATATCAAGAGAATAGACCTCATGCCCCTTCAACTCCTGAGGTACCCTACCCTCTTTTATCATATAAGCAAGTCCTTGAATTAATATCGTTTTTCCAACACCAGGCTCTCCAAACAAAATTGGATTACTTTTATGCCTGCGTAGCATTACTTGAATCAACTTACTCAATTCTTTTTCTCGACCAATCAAGGGGCTTTGCTCTAAATTTGGATCTAAACTATCAATAACATTTACTAGAAATTCTTTAACAAAATTACTGTCGTCCAATGAATCATTATTGCTCTCTAATCTAAAATGGTCTTCCTCAAAAATATCAAAACCTCCATTTTTATCTATTTCTTCGTCAGAAACATAAGTAGAGGCAGTTCTTTTATTGTCAACTAATCCTAACTTTACATCTGAACCTAAGTAATCATAAACTTCAATCATCTTATCAAAGATAGATAAATTAAAGCCCGACTTTAGTAAAGAATCTAAAATTGTATTTTGTCTTTTTCTAATTAATACCCATAATAAATCTTTTTCCTGTATTTTATATGGTTTTTTATAACAAAAAATTGTATCAATTATTTCTTGATACAAATCATTTATCTTGAAAGCATAATCTGAAATACTAGATTCTCTTAAGGGAAGTTTCTTAAAAAACTCTTCTAATATTTTCTCAAGATTGTAAAAATCGAGAGTACATAACTCAAGCAATTCTTTAATCTTATCGTCATTAATTAAACTATGAAAAACATGTTCTTCTGTAAAGACAGCATGTTGCCGTTCCATAAAAAACAGAAATGATCTAAAGAATAAATTATTTAAAGCTCTTCTGTTATACACGAAACCCCAACTATAAAATAATTCTTAAAACTTTTTTCTTACCTACTCTAATTTCAAACTCACCATTAGTAAAATTATCCTTAGTAAGAAAATAATCTTGTTCTCCTATTCTTAATTTATCTATATAAACTCCACCTGAATTAATTAATCTCCTAGCTTCTGACTTACTAGATACAACTTTTGAAAGAATCATTAAATCAATCAATAAAATTCCTTCTCCCAAATTATCTAACCCTAACTCAAAAAAAGGGATATTGGCCCTGTCTCCATCTCCTTTAAAAGCAGCAGAGGCAGCGGAAGCGACTCTTAATGCTGACTCCTCTCCATGAACAATCTTTGTTATTTCAAAAGCCAAAGTTTCTTTTGCTTTGTTTAATAAATTTCCTTCAAAACTTGAAATATTTTCAATCTCAGCCTCTTCTAAAAAAGTAAATAGATACAAAAATTTCTTAACATCTAAATCCGGAATATTCCTAAAATATTGATAAAAATCATAAACACTGTAAATCTCTGAGTCAATATAAACAGCTCCCTTTTCTGATTTTCCCATTTTTTTCCCATCACTTCGTGTAACAAGGGGAAATGTGAGACCAAAAACCTCTTCCCCCACTTTCCTTCTCACTAAATCAACTCCGGAAACAATGTTGCCCCACTGATCATCCCCTCCAATCTGAAGACTGCAATTCTTAATTTTATTGAGCATATAAAAATCATAAGATTGCAAAAGTTGATAATTAAATTCAATAAATGAAAGGCCAGTATCCAATCTTCTTTTATAAGTCTCAAACCCCAGCATACGATTAACAGAAAAATGAATTCCAATATCCCTTAAAAATTCAATATAATTAATACTATCAAGCCATTCCGAATTATCAAGAACATAGCCACTATTAAAATCTACTATTCTTAATAACTGTTTCTTTATCTCATTAACATTTTTTTCTATATCCTCTTTTGATAAAATTTTCCTCATCTCATTCTTGCCAGAAGGATCGCCTATCTTTGTAGTACCACCACCAATTAAAGCAATTGGAACATGTCCTTGTCTTTGAAGATGTACCATTGCCATAAAAGGAATTAAATGTCCAATATGAAGAGAATTAAAAGTAGCATCAACTCCCACATAAAAAACTATCTTTTCCCTATCCATCAACTCACTTAAAGCTTCTAGATTTGTACACTGTTTTAAGAATCCTCGCTTCTTTAAAATCTCCAAGGCAAGATTCATCTATTTGAAACTCCCCTATAATTTAACATTTCAGTCCTAATATATGAATATAACTCATCAAGCGAAATTCTTACCTGAGTCATACGATCTCTCTCTCTTAAAGTAACCGTCCTATTTTCCATAGTGTCATAGTCTATGGTTACACAATAAGGTGTTCCAATTTCATCTTGACGCCTGTATCTTTTGCCAATTGTACCACTGTCATCATAAAACATATAAAAATCATCGCTAAGCTCCATAAATACCCTCCTAGCAAGATCATCAAGCCCATCCTTTTTTACAAGAGGAAGTATTGCAACTTTATAAGGGGCAAGCTTAGGGTGCAAGCGAAGGACAACTCGTTTATCGCCTCCCTCAAGTTCCTCCTGCGCATAAGCATCACAAAGAGTCATTAAAACACTCCTTGTAAGCCCAAGAGACGTCTCAATAACATAAGGAATATATCTCTCACCACTTGTTAAATCATGGTATTCAAATAATTTAGGCTTCTCACAAAACTTAGCGTGTTGAGTCAAATCATAATCTCCCCTATTATGAATCCCTTCAATTTCCTGGAAACCAAATGGAAATTCATATTCAATATCAACAGCTGCTTTAGCATAATGAGCAAGTTCATCCTCGCCATGTTCCTTAAATCTAAGACTATCCGATTTTATTCCAAGAGTTTCCACAAAAAAATTCATTCTATTTTGCTTCCAATAATAATACCAGTCATCCATCTGATTAGGATGTACAAAGAACTGCATCTCCATTTGCTCAAATTCACAAGTTCTGAATATAAAATTTTTTGTTATTATTTCATTCCTAAATGCTTTACCAACTTGAGCTATGCCAAAAGGTATTTTAAGTCTTGTAGAGTCCAATACATTGCGAAAATTAACAAAAATACCCTGAGCCGTCTCTGGCCTTAAATAAATTTCACTCGAACTCTCTTTTGTAGCCCCAATATTAGTTTTAAACATTAGATTAAAATTTCGGGGATCTGTAAAAGAACTCTCTGCACTACAGCTAGGACAATCCTTAGACACATCAACAAAATCCACTCTAAATCTATTTTTACAATTTCTACAATCAACTAGTGAGTCTGAAAAACTATCAACATGCCCTGAGGCCGCCCAAACTTCAGGCCTCATAAAAATAGCACTATCCAAGCCTACTACATTTTCATGCAAGTAAACCATACTCTTCCACCATTCTTTTTGTATATTATTTTTAAGCTCAATACCCAAAGGCCCATAATCCCATGCCCCTGAAAGGCCTCCATAAACTTCTGAGGATTGAAATACAAAACCCTTCCTTTTAGCAAGTGCAATAATATCTTCTATTCTTGTCATATCAATATCCTTAAAACGTATTATTTTTGTTATTCATGTCTTTTCAAAAATTCTTGTGCTAAGTTTATTCTATCAAAAACCTTACCTTTTCCGAGTAATTTTAAAGAATCAAAAAGAGGAGGTGATACCTTACTGCCAAGAACTGCAATTCTAATTGGAAGAAGGACTTCACCTATTTTCAGATTATTCGCCTTAGCAAAATCATTAAACACTTTTTCGTTATCAGACAATTCCCTTGTTTCAAAACCTTCTAATATTGGCTTAATCTTATCTAAAATCAAATAAATATCACCCGATGTTTTCTTCTTACCTAAAAACTCATCTAAATTCCATGTTTTAATATCCTCATAAAAAAACTTAAGCATATTTATAGCCTCGCTAAGCTTTCTAATCCTTGTCTTTATGAGGGGAATTAAAAGTATCAATGTTTCCCTATCTTCAGGTTTAATATCCTCTTTAATGTAGGCAACTCGTTGCAAAAAAGGAATTAAAAGACTAGCCAGTTCCTCATCTTCCTTTTCTCTAATGTAATAACTATTAAAAAAATCTAATTTATGATAATCAAAAACAGCAGGAGATTTATTTATCTTCTCAACACAAAATAATTTTTGAAATTCATCTTTTGTAAAAAATTCCTTCTTATCATCATAAGACCAACCAAGTAAAGTAATGTAATTAATAATAGCCTCTGGCAGATACCCATCTTCAATAAACTGTCTTAAAGCTGTAGCACCATGCCTCTTACTCAATTTTTGCCCATCACTACCCATCACCATTGGAAGATGGCAATAAATGGGAGGAGTCCATCCAAAAGCATTATAAAGAAGTACATGTAAAGGGCCTGAAGAAACCCACTCCTGAGCTCTTAAGACATGCGAAACTTTCATTAAATAATCATCAATAACATTAGCAAGATGATAAGTTGGTAGTCCGTCAGACTTAAGAATAATAGGATCAGGATTAATATCCTTATTTGGCCATGTTACCTTGTTAAGTAAAATATCATTAAAACTAGTCTCTCCATCAAGAGGAATTTTAAATCTAATAACAGGACTAATTCCTAAACTTATAGCATCCCGAATCTCTCTCTCACTCAAATTTCTACAATGTCTGTCATACCCTGTTGCCATCTTATTAACAGTTTGAATCTTCCTAATCCTTTCTAGCCTCTCCGGCGTGCAATAACAATAGTAAGCATTTCCCGATTCAACTAATTTTTTAGCATATTCAACATATATTTCAGTTCTCTTTGACTGAACATAAGGTTCATAAGGTCCCCCACAAGTAGGGCCCTCATCAAAATCAATCCCAAGCCACTCTAAACTCCGATAAAGATCATCTTCGGCTTCTTTAAAATATCTCGTCTGGTCTGTATCTTCAATTCTAAGTAAAAATTTCCCACCACAAGACTTGGCAAAGAAATAATTAAATAAAGCTGTTCTAATTCCTCCAATATGTTGCAAACCCGTTGGAGAAGGTGCATATCTAACTCTTACACTCAAAATCTATCCTCTCTTAATAAAAAATATCCTTTTTTGAGCTATCATAAATATAATAAAAAACTACAAAAAATAAATTTGAACCTAGTAATTTTGTATGTTTAGTATTCAGTTTATCTTTGTATTTAAAATATTTATCTCTAATCTCAAGTTTACTGGTTTCAGTTAAATAAGATCCTACATTAGATCTTTTTAAGATATAGTAATAATAAATTGTAAAAATAGGTTCTTTTAAAAAATACTTCTTTAAAAAATCTAATATCTTATCCAATTTTTCATATTCTTCAAAGGAAATCATACTAAGTGCTATACAATACTTTACCCACCTATTCTTACTGCTTGTATACTTTAAAATCAAACTAGATGCCTTCTCCTTTTCTCTAAAACTAATAAGAACAGAATAAAGTTCTACAATTGTTTTATTACTAATCTTATTATCTTTTAAATAAAAATAAACTTCATCAAGGCTTTTTTTATCTTGTTTGATTAAAATCATCTTTAACAAAAGAGAAATATCAAATACACTCCTAAGTCGCCTCCTAATTATCTTAAGTTTCAAAAAAGTATAAGTATTCTCTACCCCATTAAATACAAAATATAACCTTGAATAAAGCAATTTAGAATAAAAAATATTAAATGCAAACACAAGTAAAATAAACCCTAAAATAAAATAAGAATGAAGGAAAATAAATTCTAGTACACTCGAATATTTTAAAATTTCTAGGAAAAAAATTAAACACAAAAAAAATCCAACAAACATAATATTAAAAATCAAAAGTATTCTATCTACCATCAAAAATCTCTTTTAAAATAAGTTAAATTACAAAATTGAGATATACAATTATATTATACTAAACAGATAGACAATTAATAAATAATGTGTTATACATGTTTATTAACAAGTGTAACCTTAAGGGGAAAGATGCAAAGCCTTGATGAGTTGGCAAAAGATGTAAAGGTTTTTTCTTGTATGATAGAAAAAGATTTTTTAGTATGGCCTAAAAATTCTCTTGTCAAACCCAAACATATTGAATTAATCGAAAAATGGGGTTTAAGAGGTGAGCTTTACGTAAAAATGAACTTCTTTAATGAGTCCCTAATGAATAAAGGAAATGTACTGAACAATTCAGAATATGATAAAGAATCTATTTCAAACTATCATATACTAATAAGTAACTTAGAAGAAATATATGAAACTTGCAAAAAAAATAAAAAAATTTATTACCAAGATATCTTACCAACTGCAAAAAAGGTAATAGAATTTTATAAGAAAAATCAAAAAACATTTATAAAATACATAAAAATACCTAAATTCTTGTCTGACTATCATATTGTACACTCAATAAACACTGCAATATTAACAGTTGCACTTGGACATGAGATGAACTTAAACAACCACAAAACAGTTGAATTATGTACAGTAGCACTTCTTCACAAAATAGGATTTTTATTTATTCCTTTAAAGATAAGTGAAAAGCAAGAAAAGTTAAGTGATAAAGAGTTTGAACTAATCAAAAAGTACCCTATTCTTGGTTATAAAATTGTATCGGCAACTGATTTTTCTAATTCTATCTGCTCAACATTACTCAGCCATAAAGAAAACTTAGATGGATCAGGATACCCTAAAAAGCTTAAAAGCGAAAATATTAGCATTGAATCAAATATCATTGGTGCTGCTAGTGCATATAGTGCAATTATTTTAGATAAAACATATAAAAAATCCTTAAATTCTGGAGCATCTCTTATAGAGCTAATACAAGACGCAGATAAAAAATTTGATAAAAGGGTTTTAAAATTAATTATTAAAGTACTTTCTCAATGCCCACTAGATTTTATTGTGGAACTTAATGATAAATCAATTGCCAAAATAATAAAAGTTAATGAAAAGAATCTTAATTATCCTTACATCAAATATATAATAAAAGATGACAAAGTTATACCTCCTAGTGAAAACCAAGATCAGATCAAGTCAATACCCAAAACAGAGACGGGAATTAAAAAAATACTTAGCCAAAACGAAATAGAATTTCTTTTAAAAAAATATTCTTTAAAAGAAATATAAAAAGGAGAAAAATATGATTTTAATCATATCTGCAATGGATGCAGAAGCAGTAGAAATAAACACAATAATTGAAAACAGAAGAGAAATTACATTAAATGACTACTTAGGTGAGAAGAAAATTCAGAAGGGAGAAATCTCAGGACATGAAGTAATCTCTTTAACTACTGGCATTGGTAAAGTAAACGCTGCATGTTGGACTAGTTACATTGTATCAAAATACAAAATCACTCACATAATTAACTCAGGAACTGCTGGTGGGATAAAAGATAATTCTAATCTTAAAATTAAAGACATAATAGTATCATCAGAAATGGCATTCCATGATTTTGACTTAACTAAATTTGGACATAAAATAGGACAAGTCCCGGGATTGCCTCAAAAATTTAAAGCGGATG from Borrelia turcica IST7 includes the following:
- a CDS encoding AAA family ATPase; amino-acid sequence: MYNRRALNNLFFRSFLFFMERQHAVFTEEHVFHSLINDDKIKELLELCTLDFYNLEKILEEFFKKLPLRESSISDYAFKINDLYQEIIDTIFCYKKPYKIQEKDLLWVLIRKRQNTILDSLLKSGFNLSIFDKMIEVYDYLGSDVKLGLVDNKRTASTYVSDEEIDKNGGFDIFEEDHFRLESNNDSLDDSNFVKEFLVNVIDSLDPNLEQSPLIGREKELSKLIQVMLRRHKSNPILFGEPGVGKTILIQGLAYMIKEGRVPQELKGHEVYSLDIGKLISGTRYRGDLEDRVNKVLDFLYLKKKVILFIDEIHMIVGAGATSFSSIDISNLLKPILTLGKVKFIGATTEYEYKKFFLRDKALVRRFHSIELKEPRFEDTYLMLKGAKGQYEKYHNVEYTDEAIRASISMSCKYIKDRFLPDKAFDLLDELGAKFKLENNKKIITEDDVKDFVKSMVGMSIFNLDEHDDSLLVDLEHKIRENMIIDEDVLSDLILNIKLLKVKFLLENNTLGLFVFMSSSDLDKNKLSCILSEELKMPKFTLRMSEYGDFDGINRLIGPMYSSDSYDEPTKFFKFLSRSSSSIIFLSDFDKAHKRVKDFFFEGFNTGKFFDSFGRSVSLSDSIIIIDINIEHREFSSIGFKNEVTSARSLLEKRFSSLVLDLVDHIFFFRPLDEGDFEKVIKKEINNFIRILKEKAIEVFFEEDIIDYLKGKTYESGFGIKGVRKIIIKEIGSLLINEMIVKKIKKNDKIRVYLEGKMKYELL
- a CDS encoding aminopeptidase gives rise to the protein MKKQNPWISLKEEEKHKILEFSEKYKYFLSTIKTERESIHYAIQKAKEKGFTCSCEKQELKPGDKIFYTCRDKNVALVFVGKEPIENGMNFIVSHTDSPRLDAKPSPIAEENEFALIKTNYYGGIKKYQWLSIPLSIRGVVFLKNEDKVEINIGDDKNDPVFVIPDILPHLDKKVQRDKKSEEIIEGENLKIIIGSLPIETKEKDKVKLAILDLINKKYKIEEEDFVSAEIEIVPAGEAKDVGFDRALIGGYGQDDRVCVYTSLEAILSLEETPNKTAVCFLVDKEEIGSTGSTGLNSRYLEFFVSDILFKLEGNKYNDLLVQKALWNSKSISADVCGAINPLFKSVHDEQNAPKIGYGIPIMKYTGHGGKSMASDADAELVFYIRNLLNKNNIAWQVATLGKVEEGGGGTVAKFLAHYGIRTIDMGPGVISMHSPFEITSKFDVYTSYMAYKAFFQG
- a CDS encoding NAD(P)H-dependent glycerol-3-phosphate dehydrogenase codes for the protein MKISIIGAGAWGTAVAKVLADKGKDNVLIWSFEEDVKDSINNEHENVKYLKGIKLPDNLVATSDLRDAVSLSDYVFIATPSLYTLGVFKSLDSIITGRKPGLAILTKGFITIDGKPCPIVEVAESILGEYRDKITYIAGPSHAEEVGLGVITGLMVASKSREAASAFMNLFASTSISVFYSDDVLGVQIASALKNIFAIAFGILDEYKSKNPNLIGNNTESFLFSVSLNDMKNIAFKVGDCSEKTFLFLAGSGDLDVTCRSIFGRNRRFGRELVSKGILSNFEGIDDLISNIHKIGYLPEGVVAAREVSLLLGNDLGKQGLAGVVYKILNKEASPDAVIEYIKNFKY
- a CDS encoding glycine--tRNA ligase, producing MTRIEDIIALAKRKGFVFQSSEVYGGLSGAWDYGPLGIELKNNIQKEWWKSMVYLHENVVGLDSAIFMRPEVWAASGHVDSFSDSLVDCRNCKNRFRVDFVDVSKDCPSCSAESSFTDPRNFNLMFKTNIGATKESSSEIYLRPETAQGIFVNFRNVLDSTRLKIPFGIAQVGKAFRNEIITKNFIFRTCEFEQMEMQFFVHPNQMDDWYYYWKQNRMNFFVETLGIKSDSLRFKEHGEDELAHYAKAAVDIEYEFPFGFQEIEGIHNRGDYDLTQHAKFCEKPKLFEYHDLTSGERYIPYVIETSLGLTRSVLMTLCDAYAQEELEGGDKRVVLRLHPKLAPYKVAILPLVKKDGLDDLARRVFMELSDDFYMFYDDSGTIGKRYRRQDEIGTPYCVTIDYDTMENRTVTLRERDRMTQVRISLDELYSYIRTEMLNYRGVSNR
- the tyrS gene encoding tyrosine--tRNA ligase; amino-acid sequence: MNLALEILKKRGFLKQCTNLEALSELMDREKIVFYVGVDATFNSLHIGHLIPFMAMVHLQRQGHVPIALIGGGTTKIGDPSGKNEMRKILSKEDIEKNVNEIKKQLLRIVDFNSGYVLDNSEWLDSINYIEFLRDIGIHFSVNRMLGFETYKRRLDTGLSFIEFNYQLLQSYDFYMLNKIKNCSLQIGGDDQWGNIVSGVDLVRRKVGEEVFGLTFPLVTRSDGKKMGKSEKGAVYIDSEIYSVYDFYQYFRNIPDLDVKKFLYLFTFLEEAEIENISSFEGNLLNKAKETLAFEITKIVHGEESALRVASAASAAFKGDGDRANIPFFELGLDNLGEGILLIDLMILSKVVSSKSEARRLINSGGVYIDKLRIGEQDYFLTKDNFTNGEFEIRVGKKKVLRIIL
- a CDS encoding PTS transporter subunit EIIB, with translation MNEKAIKTSEHIVECFGGIVNIKEIDKDVTRIKILVDSNSLIKRENLTEDKNIIGTIKSNEFTEIVMNFEIIEDVYNNILYMMNEHTN